A genome region from Bombus pyrosoma isolate SC7728 linkage group LG14, ASM1482585v1, whole genome shotgun sequence includes the following:
- the LOC122574990 gene encoding intraflagellar transport protein 56: QILSRAKPAASEGVRKSASDKRTPKLEEFLEKRDYTGALTLLEYNNASETTVNSELWMGYCAFHLGDYKRASKIYENLRRKDQAPADTSTNLACCYFYLGMYPESQQILEDAPHSKLKNRLLFHLAHKMGNEAKLMEYHHTLEDMIEDQLSLASIHYLRAHYQEAIDVYKKILLENRDFDSDDSSIYSINENLGDKSSDVHLIRELKSSRDYFALNVYVALCYYKLDYYDVAQEVLQVYLQKYPDSAIAINLKACNHFRLYNGNAAQNEMKQLIDKMSNSLSFSHDLIRHNTVVFKGGEGALQILPNLVDVIPEARLNLVIYYLRQDNVQEAFELIKDLEPAVPQEYILKGIVNAVMGQETNSRDNVKTAQQYFQLVGSSASECDTIPGRQCMASCFFLYRQFEEVLVYLNSIKTYFSNEDNFNFNYAQAQAAAGYFKEAEEAFSNIRNEKYKNDYIYISLLAHCYIMNKKPQLAWDLYLKMDTTTESFNLLQLIANDCYKVGEFWYAAKAFDMLERMDPSPENWEGKRGACCGTFQYIVAERQSKELLPEVVQLLKNTSNSQVEQIIRVMRKWGKDNRINC, encoded by the exons CAGATACTATCAAGAGCGAAGCCAGCTGCTTCTGAAGGAGTGAGAAAGTCCGCATCAGACAAAAGAACACCAAAATTAGAGGAATTTTTGGAGAAGCGCGATTACACCGGCGCTTTGACGCTTTTGGAGTACAACAATGCCTCAGAAACTACTGTAAATTCCGAATTATGGATGGGCTACTGCGCTTTTCACTTAGGAGACTACAAACGTGCGTCAAAAATTTACGAGAATTTAAGAAGGAAAGATCAAGCACCGGCGGATACGTCGACGAACTTAGCatgttgttatttctatcttgGCATGTACCCTGAGTCTCAACAAATTCTGGAAGATGCTCCACACAGTAAATTGAAGAACAGACTGTTGTTTCACTTAGCGCACAAGATGGGGAATGAAGCAAAATTGATGGAATACCATCATACGTTGGAGGATATGATCGAAGATCAACTTAGTTTGGCTTCTATTCATTACTTACGGGCTCATTATCAAGAGGCTATCgatgtttataaaaagatCCTACTGGAGAACAG GGACTTTGATAGCGACGATTCGAGTATATATAGCATTAACGAAAATCTAGGCGATAAAAGTTCCGATGTGCATTTGATCAGAGAGTTAAAAAGTTCCAG AGATTACTTCGCGCTAAATGTATACGTTGCCTTGTGCTACTACAAATTGGATTACTATGATGTGGCGCAAGAAGTTCTTCAGGTTTATCTACAGAAGTATCCTGATAGTGCGATCGCCATAAACTTAAAAGCCTGCAATCATTTCCGCCTGTACAATGGTAACGCCGCACAAAATGAGATGAAGCAGCTGATAGATAAGATGTCCAACTCTCTCAGCTTCAGTCACGATCTCATACGTCACAACACAGTC GTATTTAAGGGCGGAGAAGGTGCGTTGCAAATTTTGCCGAATTTAGTGGACGTTATACCGGAAGCCAGACTGAATCTGGTAATTTATTACTTGAGACAAGACAACGTGCAAGAAGCGTTCGAATTAATCAAAGATCTTGAACCGGCTGTCCCACAGGAGTACATCTTGAAAGGGATAGTCAACGCGGTAATGGGGCAGGAAACGAATTCC cGCGATAACGTAAAAACGGCGCAACAATACTTTCAATTAGTGGGTTCTTCGGCGTCAGAATGCGATACCATACCTGGCAGACAATGCATGGCCTCCTGTTTCTTCCTCTATCGTCAGTTCGAGGAAGTCCTGGTGTATTTGAATTCGATAAAAACTTACTTCTCCAACGAAGACAACTTCAACTTCAATTACGCTCAGGCACAAGCCGCGGCGGGTTATTTCAAAGAGGCGGAAGAGGCGTTTTCAAACATAAGAAATGAGAAATACAAGAATGATTACATTTACATCAGCCTATTGGCGCACTGCT ACATAATGAACAAGAAACCTCAGTTAGCCTGGGACTTGTATCTAAAAATGGACACGACGACGGAGTCGTTTAATTTGCTCCAATTGATCGCGAATGATTGTTACAAAGTCGGTGAATTTTGGTATGCGGCAAAAGCGTTCGACATGCTGGAACGAATGGATCCAAGTCCAGAAAATTGGGAAGGGAAACGTGGTGCTTGTTGCGGCACTTTTCAATATATCGTAGCTGAAAGGCAATCAAA AGAGCTCTTACCTGAGGTCGTACAGCTTTTGAAGAATACCTCGAACTCACAAGTGGAACAGATCATTCGAGTGATGCGTAAATGGGGTAAAGATAACAGAATTAATTGTTGA